The nucleotide window TGACAGAATTGCATTAATAACTGCAACTATTACTCTATTTATATATTCATATACAATATCACTATTTGCCTCCATGTTCTTTATAAACATACTTAGAATAATATTATCTCTCAAAGATATATATGGTTTACTAGCTTTAGTAAGTTAAAGATATAAACGGTTCTTCATATCTATACCTATGACTCTCCAAATTCAGTTTAAAAAGTACGAGCTACCTCCATTACCCTACAAGATAGATGCATTAGAACCGTATATAAGTAAAGATATAATTGATGTACATTATAACGGACATCATAAAGGCTATGTAAATGGAGCAAATTCACTCCTAGAAAGACTAGAAAAAGTAGTAAAAGGAGATTTACAAACAGGGCAATATGATATTCAAGGTATTATACGTGGTCTTACGTTTAACATTAATGGACACAAGTTACACGCCTTGTATTGGGAAAATATGGCACCAAGTGGAAAAGGTGGTGGAAAACCTGGTGGTGCACTAGCAGACTTAATAAACAAGCAATATGGTAGTTTTGATAGGTTTAAGCAAGTATTTACTGAAACTGCTAATTCACTACCCGGGACTGGTTGGGCTGTTCTCTATTACGATACTGAGTCTGGCAATTTGCAAATTATGACGTTCGAAAATCACTTCCAAAATCATATAGCGGAAATACCAATAATATTAATACTAGATGAGTTCGAGCATGCGTACTATCTTCAGTATAAGAACAAGAGAGCTGATTACGTTAATGCTTGGTGGAATGTAGTAAATTGGGATGCAGCGGAAAAGAAGTTACAGAAATATTTAACGAAGTAAATAGTTTTTTATCTATTATCGCATTTTTCTTAGTATGGTATCCGCAATTGTACTAGCTGGAGGTTATGCTACTAGACTTAGGCCTTTAAGTTTGACTAAACCGAAAGCTCTTTTCCCCATTTTAAACAAACCTATACTGGGTTACATTTTGGAAAGTCTTATCAATTCCGATGTTAGTGATATATATTTATCATTAAGAGTAATGGCTGACAAGATAATCGATTACTTAAAGGATACTAGCATGCTAGATAAGGTTAAGATAGAAGTTGAAAGTGAACCTTTAGGTGATGCAGGACCTTTAAAATTGATCTCCCAGAAGTATAATTTAGATGATGACGTTTTGGTCATATATGGAGATATATATAGTGAGATAAATATAAAATCCCTTCTCGATTTTTATTATAAAAAGAGTTGTGATGCAGTAGTAGTTGGTACGGAAGTTGAAGATCCGAGAAGATATGGTGTACTTTATACAGAAAATGATGTCTTAGTAGAGTTAATAGAAAAACCTAAAAAACCTATAAGCAATTTGATTAACGGAGGAGTATATATTTTTAAAAAGGATCTATTCAAGTTAGTAGAAACTCCATCTTCTATTAGTAAGGATTTTTTACCTAAGCTACTTAGAACTAAGTCCATTTCAGTGTATAAATATCACGGGATATGGGCAGATATAGGAGTCCCAGACGACTATCTTAGACTCAATTTTGAAGTATTAGTACAGAAATACCCTAAGGGTTATATAAACTCGTCAGCTAAGGTCAGTGAAAAATCTACGCTTATTCCGCCCTATTATATTGGTTCGAAAAATGTTATTGGAGAGGATGCATATATTACCTCTAATACTATTTTGGGTAATGATGTAGAAATAGGAAAAGGAACATACATATCTGAGAGTATACTAATGAATAAAGTGCAAGTTAAAGAATATACATATATCTCAGGATCTATAATAGCTGACAAAACTAAGATAGGGAGATGGAATCATATATTAGATGGGTCTATTTTAGGTGAAGAGGTAATTACTAGCGATGGAGTACTTATAAATCGACGTACGATAATCTTGCCTAATAAGGAAGTGAAGGAACACGTTTATGATAAAGGCAAAATAATACTATAAGGTGACAATTATGATCCTTAGGGAAATTATTGACGAATTGTCATATCAGTTGAAGCAAAGAAGAATTATTAACGTATGTGTTAGCCCTGCTTACACATCAGTAATGTTAGACGATCAATCCATAGGAATCTCACATACTATAACAGATGGTGAGATAGAAGGTGCTGGTGAGA belongs to Saccharolobus solfataricus and includes:
- a CDS encoding superoxide dismutase gives rise to the protein MTLQIQFKKYELPPLPYKIDALEPYISKDIIDVHYNGHHKGYVNGANSLLERLEKVVKGDLQTGQYDIQGIIRGLTFNINGHKLHALYWENMAPSGKGGGKPGGALADLINKQYGSFDRFKQVFTETANSLPGTGWAVLYYDTESGNLQIMTFENHFQNHIAEIPIILILDEFEHAYYLQYKNKRADYVNAWWNVVNWDAAEKKLQKYLTK
- a CDS encoding sugar phosphate nucleotidyltransferase, whose product is MVSAIVLAGGYATRLRPLSLTKPKALFPILNKPILGYILESLINSDVSDIYLSLRVMADKIIDYLKDTSMLDKVKIEVESEPLGDAGPLKLISQKYNLDDDVLVIYGDIYSEINIKSLLDFYYKKSCDAVVVGTEVEDPRRYGVLYTENDVLVELIEKPKKPISNLINGGVYIFKKDLFKLVETPSSISKDFLPKLLRTKSISVYKYHGIWADIGVPDDYLRLNFEVLVQKYPKGYINSSAKVSEKSTLIPPYYIGSKNVIGEDAYITSNTILGNDVEIGKGTYISESILMNKVQVKEYTYISGSIIADKTKIGRWNHILDGSILGEEVITSDGVLINRRTIILPNKEVKEHVYDKGKIIL